The DNA sequence atactttttctttgtttctaaCTTTGATCAATAAGATCCATTAAAAAGATGTATATGGCAAATCTAGAATACTATATAActagtatttatatatattaaagaagagaaaaaagaaaagcaaagttTTAAaaggcgctaggcgctagtcgggtggCGAACATGAGTCTAGCGTCTAGGCGGGACCTTAGGTagccatttttttaattttaattaaatttattatgtaaTGTCACATCCCCCCtaagcccccaccacatccgaggctcgactccaccgtagcacgatattgtccgctttaggccccgaccacgccctcacggttttatttttgggaactcacgctagcagaacttcccagtaggtcacccatcctgggaatgctcttgcccctttctcgcttaacttcagagtccCTACAGAacttgaagccagtgagctcctaaaaggcttCGTGTTAGGTaaagataggaatatacataacCTAAGTTCACTTCACACAACATAACTCAACGTCCAAGGGAAAAATAGTAACTTCTACGCTCTTgaggataaaataatatatacattcgggacgggttgtcacaaccTTATCTCATGAGGCTTCAATTGTcgtgaagcataagcaatcaccctaccatgctgCATCAATACACATCCCAgaccattcaaggaagcatcactgtaaatctcaaaattaccactatcatctggaagtgctaaaataggtgcatgagtgagacaatACTTCAATTGCTGGAAATTctgctcacaattatcatcccactcaaatttaacatccttcctaGTTAACCTCGTCACTGGTAAAGCAATAACTGAAAAATCTTTAACAAACTGTTTGGTATTTTTCAAATTCCTAGTGATTAATCAGGGTGGTGGTCAGTTGCCTAGTACCTAAAAATATCTAGGcgtcttttcttaattttcaaacgcttaGAGATTAATCGGGGCAATGGTCAGCCGTCTAATGCCTAAGCAACGCTAAACGGAGATTTTTAAAACaatgaagaaaatatatggCAAATATAGAATACTATATCACAATAGTCCAATTCTAAGGATGAAATATCCATTAAAAAGATCGatagatactttttctttgtttttaactttgATCAATAAGTTAAGTTTATATACAGAGGTACAACACAACATGCATGGTATGTAATATGTAGGATTATTTTAGTACATTCACATTCAGCATGCACATAACTCATATAACATTTGCATTTTTTATGCAGGTACTCCAAAACTTAGTGCATGGGCAACGAATAGCCTTACTTTTTCCTCCATTAAATATTACCTTTCACTGGCCGCTTTACTTAACTTTCACCGTCCAATTTCTTTTTCATCACCTTTAATTTCTTAGCACTCTAATAAAGTGAAATATTTACCCCCAGCTGAAATTATTCATATCCTAAGAACACTTTATACATCCACCCACCTGCATGGCATTACTGAGTTGGCTAATAACAGTAACATAATCGTCTGCAACCATTAATTAACATATGTTTTGTGCACCTAAAACAACCATCGTCATCGAGCTTTTTTTCGCAAAAAAAGTCTATTGTACGTCCCACAGTTTGTTCACTAGTCATGTACGACGAGGATGCATGGTTCCATTTGCATAAAAGATCATGAACTCCATGTGTTACAGTGCTACAAGAAGTTTCCGTTTCTATTTAATTTGTTCTAAtatctttttcttatttttttgcttTAAGCACTTTCACCCCACTCCATCACCAAAAAGTATAAGCTTTTTGCATTCTATATAAACCCCCCCTAAGGCTCTTGTGTTccttcatgcaaaataattaacCTTCCATCATATTCTTTTTCTTGAGCATCTcatatattttcctttctttcaaAGGGGGTTTCGTGCACTTGAATATcttgggttttatttatttatttatttatatcgAAATCTAGGGTTtgcttgctttttttttttatcgaaatTTAGGGTTTCCTTGCTTACTTATTGCAGTTGTGATTaatcaaacaagaaaataattaaTCATGAAGAACAAGGCTTCTGTTTTCTTGAAACATATAATCACCTTGCTGAGTTCCATAGCCAAGGCCAAGTCCTTGGCTATCAAGAGCAAAACTAGCGCTGCGAAAGCTCGCCTGATAATGTTCTCATTGGTGAAGAACAAGAAGGTTTTGATGGACACCGTGTCACACAAGATCCACAGTCTCCTAGGCCACGATCACCGCGatcaagaggaggaggagggagaccAAAGCAAGGCGCTTGTTCTCTACAATGCCATTGCCAATGAGTACTCACATGCAGTTGGTACTTCGATCTGCATGCTTAGGTACAATGGCcaagatgaggaggaggaggaggacgacgacgacgatgatAACTACCCTGATCTCAGGCACTCATTGTTCGATGAAAATGAGAACTTTGATGATGTCAAGGATGGCGGGTCTGTGATCGATCTGGTGAAGAATTCCAAGGTGGAAGGAGAGGATTTCAAGCTGGAAGACGAGATAGATCACGTTGCGGATTTGTTCATTAATAGGTTCCATAAACAAATGCGCTTGCAAAAGCTTCTCTCCTTCAAAAGGTATCAAGAAATGATCAATAGAAGCGTCTGAATATTCTGACAGATCAacacaaataaaaattattatgcTGTTTACATTAATTAAACAAGagttgttattagcattccaatATAATCATATCTTACACTTTtctcgtaaaaaaaaaagaaaagaaaaaaaagataagaCTGTAAGAtgattattttaaagtgtttatAATAGTTATCTAATTAATTATGTGTAGAGATGGATCGATCGAACCCCTATTACTGGTCATCAAATAGGTTAAACGTATTTGATATGGCTACCTTATGCATCTATTAGAGCAAGtttacccctaaaaaaatgcgtcATCACCTAGCCTATTTAATCCACTTAGTGAACAGTGATATACCTCAATGAACAATGATAAgccaaatgcatctccacccttaaaaaaataacatagtcaattttattaaaatattattattttttattataaaaaaaaataataataattttatttttaatttctgactttataaaaaatattaataatttcagacaatttatttatttatttggtaGAAAAATATGAACTGTTGATCTAAAAATCGAACGATCCTCATTGTGCCACGTCAGTggtcattaattttaaatttccatttttttttatagttggaaatccaacggcccagAAAAATAgtcgttggaaatccaacagaCATAGATGAGCCACGTGTCCCCATGCCGGAAATCCCATATTGCACCTACACAATGGGCCCCACCTCTACGACTCTGTCAGCCACTCTATGGCCTTTGACGTCAGGCTGACGCAAGCCTAACGTCAGATGGCCATCCCATAACTCAGAACATTTTGGACTGCTCTGGAGACTGGCTTGGGCTGGACTGGAGCAAAAAGAGGAGAGGCTGGTCCATTTTTCATGTTGGGTGCCGGCATATTGATccccggtggacttgctctttaGGGGCTATGGGGCCTTTTTCATTACCTTGTAATTTTACatgcataaataattaaatacatTGCTGTAAGCTGTTTGTAATACATACTTTTTGATATGGAATACAGGTTTAAttgaagggagttttaacgaaaagtccgcgatactgttcactttaacgaaaaccgtatttttacactaaaaagttaatcctgatactatttactttaccctttattttgtccttatcattaaaactcaaagttttcaagcatttttcattagttttcatttaatTGAAATTCCGCAATGCTACTGCTAGATCTGGTATGGATGCATGTCGTTGGTGCTTTACATCTTACATCTTTTATCTTTACAAAGTCGATCATTGCACTACCGCCAACAACCTTGGTAGCGGCCGTCTCATGCATCTACTATGGGCTACGGGGCCTTTTTCGTTGCCTTGTaattttgcatgcataaataattaaatatattgcTGTAAAGCTGTTTGTAATGTATACTTTTTGATATGGAATAAAGGTTTAATTGAAAATCGAGTCCGCACTGCTACTGCTAGATCTGGTACGGATGCATGTTGAGTTGTTGGTGCTTTAcatcttttttcttctctcatcaGACTCTCAGTCACAAAGTCAATCATTGCACTACTGCCAACAACCTTGGTAGTGGGCTGCGCCACagacttgtgattaaccaacttttCTCTTATTCAAATACTGGCCTTCATGCACGTGCTTGTGCATGTgcagaagatttttttttaatcacagtATATTAAAtatgatttacatattttatatgtatttttatgggtaaattgataaaaagaaatttaaatatttgaagtaaatgaataatcatATATCATGGTAGAAGAAACCCtttataaaccaattaaagcagctgaattcatataataaaattggtctctataaaatttacattaagaatagagaaaataatatttcataaacaattgattgaatcatattattgctagctcattgtgaggctaaactcagcctctcccccttagtgtagataatatcgtttgttaaaagagaaaaaaaaaaaaaataatttgacaactaatttaattacataATTATTCGCGTGTGAACTACTTTTTTTATAACTAGCATTacatgcctcttaagatgttttgaaaatgtttaaaaatagagaaaataatatttaatgtacaactgattgaatcatattattgctagtctattgtgaggctaagtctaCCCCCtcttccttagtgtagataatatagtttgttaaaaaaaaaccattttataactagtttaattacattattatccgcgtgcgaaaTTTTTTTGCAAGGGTCAGATCCACAAATATGAAAGAAGGTAGTAAAAAAATGGATTGTGTTTGTAAAAACTATACAAAACAAATTAGTTGACGAATTTTCTTTTGATAAAGTTGatctacagaaaaaaaaaaaaatgagaagaaaagagTTTGAATGAGATTGTCACACCGTTACTAATCTGCATGCTATTTGAGAATGCCGAATCTAAAGTGGGGCCTTAAACAACAATTAGAAAGAGGCCCTCACATGCTTTCCCATCATAATATTTATTTAATGGTTTagtaaaaatactaatatttaaaaataagcaTTAGTCGCAAGTGATGAATGATCCTAATAGATATGCCTTTCTTTTCAAACCGCTAGGCATCCAGATTAATCCCTCTATCCTTACCTTAACAACTCAGAATATGAATATTGTTATgtataaggccatctccaataaAATTCCTATATTTAGTCCCCATGTGCATTGTAATATAAAGCCGACGACAAGTTTATATTTTATCTCTTTTTTATCTTCATACTATTTTCATGCTACGAGTGTCTTGGATTAACGATACaattgagatatatatatatatatatatatatatataaaagttcCCTTTGTTCAGAGTATAGAGCCCATAGACACGGTGCTACGATAACaacggatcaggatcctctcctgagcagatgaagaggatcctcctgaccaggccCATCGGGCAgttcattttttatccaacggctacaaacaaggagccctctaaaagttataataattataaccgttggataaaaaataaACGGCCCGATGACCttgatcaggaggatcctctccatctgagaggatcctgatccgatAACAACAACTTGTATCTTGATCTTGAGTCTTGACGAGTTTTCAGTAGGTTTATAATTTGGGTGGATCCCACTGAATCATCAGAGAACTAGGCCCGCCTAGAGTTTGCGTTTGCGAATCCAAAGCCCAAACTTTTGAAAGCCCAAAATTCATCATGAGACGTGGCAGCCCACGTGAGCCAAAATGGCGGGAAAGGTTCCCGCCAAAAAGCAGAAGCCTCCTCCCTTGTGAGCCCTTGAGGCAGCGCAGTTCCATATTCCGAATTGCAATTTCAGCcgcatagagagagagagagagagagagacgacgAAAAGAAGTTTAATTTAAGGAAATGGCAGAGAATCATCCGTCGACGCCGGATTCGCCGACGTCAGTCGGGTTCAACACGGATCAGCTGCCTCACACGAGCCGCACCTCCGAGAACTTCTCGTCCTCCTCTTCCGACGACGAGGCCGCCGTCGACCCCGAAATCGTCCGAGATGAACCCGACGACGATCCCCTCCTTgaagaggaggagggagagGATCTCTTCCACGACAATTTTTTGGAGTCAGTACTTcaatttcttctctctctgaAATGCATGATGTTTTTTGAAttga is a window from the Malus domestica chromosome 16, GDT2T_hap1 genome containing:
- the LOC103433140 gene encoding uncharacterized protein; protein product: MKNKASVFLKHIITLLSSIAKAKSLAIKSKTSAAKARLIMFSLVKNKKVLMDTVSHKIHSLLGHDHRDQEEEEGDQSKALVLYNAIANEYSHAVGTSICMLRYNGQDEEEEEDDDDDDNYPDLRHSLFDENENFDDVKDGGSVIDLVKNSKVEGEDFKLEDEIDHVADLFINRFHKQMRLQKLLSFKRYQEMINRSV